In a genomic window of Streptomyces sp. NBC_01142:
- a CDS encoding serine hydrolase, with the protein MCLLLLLGASLAGCVASEAESAPKACPSGQIAQGDTCIPAGTSAFTRKQVADALKKYKLNAVMAGVWVDGKRVTTVASGESMTGVPVSTDMHFRIGSVAIPYLTTEILKLVDEGKVKLDDKISRWRPDLPHADEITLKMLASTTSGYSDYVQDRTFLAELYKNPFREWTAGERVKIAVSKPLVKPPGTGFVYSHANWVILGDIISKVEKKPLAEVMRNDILKPLGLTQTDNPSTAEIPPPVLHAFDNERRVFEDSTYWNPSWTLAPGAIMTGTLEDLGKSVTALGEGKLLTPESHKEQITPVSKVSSNTSYALGLAVQNTWLLQNPSFAGYQATVAYLPSKKITIATVGTQGIGNNASENFSTALLVSIANHVAPDMPLSGD; encoded by the coding sequence GTGTGCCTGCTACTTCTTTTGGGTGCTTCGCTGGCGGGCTGCGTAGCCAGTGAGGCCGAGAGCGCGCCGAAGGCATGTCCGTCCGGCCAGATCGCTCAAGGCGACACGTGCATTCCGGCCGGCACTTCCGCGTTCACCAGGAAGCAGGTCGCAGACGCCCTGAAGAAGTACAAGCTCAACGCAGTCATGGCAGGGGTATGGGTCGACGGAAAGAGAGTTACGACCGTCGCTTCAGGAGAATCGATGACGGGCGTCCCCGTTTCGACGGACATGCATTTCCGGATCGGATCGGTTGCGATTCCCTATTTGACGACCGAAATCCTCAAGCTCGTCGACGAGGGCAAGGTCAAGCTCGACGACAAGATTTCCCGGTGGCGCCCCGACCTTCCGCACGCGGACGAGATCACACTGAAGATGCTGGCCTCTACCACCTCTGGATACTCGGACTACGTCCAGGATCGTACGTTCTTGGCCGAACTCTACAAGAATCCGTTCCGCGAGTGGACGGCGGGAGAACGGGTGAAGATCGCCGTCTCCAAGCCCCTCGTGAAACCCCCGGGAACGGGTTTTGTGTACTCGCACGCCAATTGGGTGATCCTGGGTGACATCATCTCGAAGGTGGAGAAGAAGCCCCTGGCGGAAGTGATGCGGAATGACATCCTGAAGCCGCTCGGCCTGACTCAGACCGACAACCCGTCCACGGCCGAGATCCCGCCCCCGGTGCTCCATGCCTTCGACAACGAACGGCGCGTATTCGAGGACTCCACCTACTGGAATCCGTCATGGACACTGGCACCCGGAGCGATCATGACGGGAACACTGGAGGATCTGGGGAAGTCCGTGACGGCGCTGGGCGAAGGGAAGTTGCTGACGCCCGAGTCGCACAAGGAACAGATCACACCCGTCTCCAAGGTTTCGTCGAATACCTCCTATGCCCTTGGCTTGGCCGTGCAGAACACCTGGCTCCTGCAGAATCCGTCGTTCGCCGGCTACCAGGCAACGGTCGCCTATCTGCCGTCCAAGAAGATCACGATCGCGACGGTCGGGACACAGGGGATCGGTAACAACGCCAGCGAGAATTTCAGTACGGCGCTCTTGGTTTCGATCGCCAACCATGTGGCCCCGGACATGCCGCTGAGCGGCGACTGA
- a CDS encoding GNAT family N-acetyltransferase — MPSLVAPAMSVGHLAESDQPTLPVGDDVLLRPWLLTDAAAVREAFQDPAIQRWHVRRADSLDEAREWIEGWRSGWREETGAHWAVVDAESDTLLGRVALKSLVLTDGKAELAYWMVPSARGGGLCPRAVMVLTRWALGKGGFHRIELEHSTANRPSCRVAIKAGFEEEGIRRRAWLHADGWHDVHLHARIRQDS; from the coding sequence ATGCCTTCTTTGGTCGCTCCCGCGATGTCCGTTGGTCATCTTGCCGAATCCGACCAGCCCACTTTGCCGGTCGGAGATGATGTGCTGCTGCGTCCTTGGCTGCTCACAGATGCTGCTGCCGTGAGGGAGGCGTTCCAGGATCCGGCAATCCAACGCTGGCATGTGCGGAGGGCTGATTCCCTGGATGAGGCGCGGGAGTGGATCGAAGGGTGGCGGAGCGGTTGGCGGGAGGAGACGGGCGCTCACTGGGCGGTGGTCGACGCCGAAAGTGACACGCTTCTGGGCCGGGTCGCTCTGAAGTCACTGGTCCTGACGGATGGCAAGGCTGAACTCGCCTACTGGATGGTGCCGTCAGCACGCGGTGGTGGACTGTGCCCCCGCGCGGTCATGGTGCTGACTCGCTGGGCGCTGGGGAAGGGCGGGTTCCACCGAATCGAACTTGAGCATTCGACCGCCAATCGGCCGTCTTGCCGCGTCGCGATCAAGGCCGGGTTCGAGGAGGAGGGCATCCGTCGCAGGGCCTGGCTGCATGCGGACGGCTGGCACGACGTGCACCTTCACGCGCGTATCCGGCAGGACTCCTGA
- a CDS encoding M4 family metallopeptidase, with protein sequence MTPHKNTRRAAALVAAAAMLVVGVETGSATAVPDRADSPTPAPRASERAAVIKAAQAQSVTAAGQLGLGSEEKLVVRDVVKDADGTVHTRYERTYAGLPVLGGDLVTHTAKNGKLKSVDKANDARIQVATTNTARRAVAGARKVIWAGKGKPVLAFETVKSGVQKDGTPSRLHVITDAATGKKLHQYEAIETGTGTSQYSGEVPLTTTKGGSGFELTDGERGGHKTYDLAQGQSGTGELLSDDDDKWGDGSNSDRQTAAVDAHYGAAVTWDFYKAELGRNGIAGDGKAAYSRVHYGNAYVNAFWDDSCFCMTYGDGEGNKRPLTEIDVAGHEMSHGLTSHTANLEYSGESGGLNEATSDIFGTSVEFFADNKEDVGDYLIGEKIDIRGDGTPLRYMDKPSKDGKSLDAWKEGAGDADVHHSSGIANHFFYLLAEGSGKKTINGVAYDSPTSDGSTVAGIGREKAYKIWYKALTAYMTSTTDYKAAREATVKAANDLYGADGTEAKTVAAAWAAVNVK encoded by the coding sequence ATGACCCCCCACAAGAACACCCGGCGCGCCGCTGCCCTCGTGGCCGCTGCCGCCATGCTCGTCGTCGGCGTGGAGACCGGTTCGGCAACCGCCGTCCCCGACCGCGCCGACAGCCCCACCCCGGCGCCGCGTGCTTCCGAGCGCGCCGCAGTCATCAAGGCGGCCCAGGCGCAGTCCGTCACGGCCGCCGGACAACTGGGGCTCGGCTCCGAGGAGAAGCTGGTCGTCCGTGACGTCGTCAAGGACGCCGACGGCACCGTACACACCCGCTACGAGCGCACCTACGCCGGGCTGCCGGTCCTCGGCGGCGACCTCGTCACCCACACCGCCAAGAACGGCAAGCTCAAGAGTGTGGACAAGGCGAACGACGCCCGAATACAGGTGGCGACCACCAACACGGCGCGACGGGCCGTCGCCGGTGCCCGCAAGGTGATCTGGGCCGGCAAGGGCAAGCCTGTCCTCGCCTTCGAGACCGTCAAGTCCGGTGTCCAGAAGGACGGCACTCCCAGCAGACTGCACGTCATCACCGACGCCGCCACCGGTAAGAAGCTCCACCAGTACGAGGCCATCGAGACCGGCACCGGCACCAGCCAGTACAGCGGTGAGGTCCCCCTCACCACCACCAAGGGCGGATCCGGTTTCGAGCTCACCGACGGCGAGCGCGGTGGCCACAAGACGTACGACCTGGCCCAGGGCCAGAGCGGCACCGGCGAGCTCCTGTCGGACGACGACGACAAGTGGGGCGACGGCAGCAACTCCGACCGGCAGACCGCCGCCGTCGACGCCCACTACGGGGCCGCCGTGACCTGGGACTTCTACAAGGCGGAGCTGGGGCGCAACGGGATCGCGGGCGACGGCAAAGCCGCCTACTCCCGGGTCCACTACGGCAACGCGTACGTCAACGCCTTCTGGGACGACAGCTGCTTCTGCATGACCTACGGCGACGGAGAGGGCAACAAGAGGCCCCTCACCGAGATCGACGTGGCGGGCCACGAGATGAGCCACGGTCTGACCTCGCACACCGCCAACCTGGAGTACAGCGGTGAGTCCGGTGGACTCAACGAGGCGACCAGCGACATCTTCGGCACCTCGGTCGAGTTCTTCGCCGACAACAAGGAAGACGTCGGCGACTATCTCATCGGCGAAAAGATCGACATTCGCGGAGACGGCACCCCGCTGCGCTACATGGACAAGCCGAGCAAGGACGGCAAATCGCTGGACGCCTGGAAGGAGGGCGCCGGCGACGCCGATGTCCACCACTCCTCGGGCATCGCCAACCACTTCTTCTATCTGCTGGCCGAGGGCAGCGGCAAGAAGACGATCAACGGTGTCGCGTACGACTCCCCCACCTCGGACGGCTCGACCGTCGCCGGGATCGGCCGGGAGAAGGCCTACAAGATCTGGTACAAGGCCCTCACCGCGTACATGACTTCGACGACCGACTACAAGGCCGCCCGTGAGGCGACCGTGAAGGCGGCGAACGACCTGTACGGAGCTGACGGGACCGAGGCGAAGACCGTCGCCGCCGCCTGGGCAGCGGTCAACGTCAAGTAA
- a CDS encoding fatty acyl-AMP ligase produces the protein MARSLVDLLTAHASQQPDRTAYRYLVTGDCGGEIQNISYGRLAGRSRAIAAWLQERGLAGSRAMLLYPPGLEFICGYLGCLSAGVVAVPGVPPQGRSQNHRALTRMKRVIADADAKVILGGREVIAALGAMAEHLPELAEITCVATEDIPDEAAGSWREPDLTADSVAFLQYTSGSTSAPRGVMVTHGNLLDNERVITERMGHSPDMIAEYDHELFVSWLPVYHDMGLIGPVLNTVYLGATATLFSPLHFLQQPGRWLTALSRYRPHTSGGPNFAYELCLKHAAPDLIDGLDLSRWKVAFNGAEPVRAATLRRFSETFGTAGFRREALYPCYGLAEATLMVTGSSVEAPPTLIEAAATGPHAGAADAAAVSSGRPGPGMTVVIADPERQEELPEGEAGEIWVGGASVAKGYWRNTLATRETFRATLKGREGRFLRTGDLGFLRDGELFVTGRLKDLIVIDGRNHYPQDLELSAEMSHWALRPGCTAAFSVDSGVEGERPVIVAETAPEVAGESEKINDLIRSAIGEAHGLSLHDIVLVHPGTIPKTSSGKIQRRASRAAYLDGTLSVVDAPATS, from the coding sequence ATGGCTCGTTCCCTGGTCGACTTACTGACCGCGCATGCCTCGCAACAGCCCGACCGGACCGCCTACCGCTATCTCGTCACGGGGGACTGCGGCGGAGAGATCCAGAACATCTCGTACGGGCGTCTGGCCGGCCGGTCCCGCGCCATCGCCGCCTGGCTGCAGGAGCGCGGCCTGGCCGGTTCCCGCGCCATGCTGCTGTACCCGCCCGGCCTCGAGTTCATCTGCGGCTACCTGGGCTGTCTCTCGGCCGGAGTCGTCGCCGTGCCCGGCGTGCCCCCGCAGGGGCGGTCGCAGAACCACCGCGCCCTGACGCGGATGAAGCGCGTGATCGCCGACGCGGACGCCAAGGTGATCCTGGGCGGCCGTGAGGTGATCGCCGCCCTGGGCGCCATGGCGGAACACCTGCCCGAACTGGCCGAGATCACCTGCGTCGCCACTGAGGACATTCCCGACGAGGCGGCCGGCTCCTGGCGCGAGCCCGATCTCACCGCCGACTCGGTCGCCTTCCTCCAGTACACCTCCGGGTCCACCTCCGCCCCGCGCGGTGTGATGGTGACGCACGGGAACCTGCTGGACAACGAGCGGGTCATCACCGAGCGGATGGGCCACTCCCCGGACATGATCGCGGAGTACGACCACGAACTGTTCGTCAGCTGGCTGCCCGTGTACCACGACATGGGCCTCATCGGCCCGGTCCTGAACACGGTCTATCTCGGCGCCACTGCCACGCTCTTCTCGCCCCTGCACTTCCTGCAGCAGCCCGGGCGCTGGCTGACCGCCCTCAGCCGCTACCGCCCGCACACCAGCGGCGGCCCCAACTTCGCGTACGAGCTGTGCCTGAAGCACGCTGCGCCCGACCTCATCGACGGCCTCGACCTGAGCCGGTGGAAGGTTGCCTTCAACGGCGCCGAACCGGTGCGGGCAGCCACCCTGCGGCGGTTCAGCGAGACCTTCGGTACGGCCGGCTTCCGCCGCGAGGCCCTGTACCCGTGCTACGGCCTGGCCGAGGCCACCCTGATGGTCACCGGCAGCTCGGTGGAGGCCCCGCCCACCCTGATCGAAGCCGCTGCGACCGGGCCGCACGCCGGCGCGGCGGACGCGGCGGCGGTCAGCTCCGGCCGCCCCGGCCCCGGCATGACCGTGGTGATCGCCGACCCCGAGCGGCAGGAGGAACTGCCCGAGGGCGAGGCCGGCGAAATCTGGGTCGGCGGCGCGAGCGTCGCCAAGGGCTACTGGCGCAATACCCTCGCCACCCGCGAGACCTTCCGGGCCACTCTGAAGGGCCGGGAGGGCCGTTTTCTGCGGACCGGTGACCTCGGATTCCTGCGTGACGGCGAACTGTTCGTCACCGGCCGCCTCAAGGACCTGATAGTCATCGACGGGCGCAACCACTACCCGCAGGACCTGGAGCTGTCCGCCGAGATGTCCCACTGGGCGCTGCGGCCGGGCTGCACCGCAGCGTTCTCCGTGGACAGCGGAGTTGAGGGCGAGCGGCCCGTCATCGTCGCCGAGACGGCCCCGGAGGTGGCGGGCGAGTCCGAGAAGATCAACGACCTGATCCGCAGCGCGATCGGCGAGGCCCACGGCCTGTCGCTGCACGACATCGTGCTGGTCCACCCCGGCACCATCCCCAAGACGTCCAGCGGGAAGATCCAGCGCCGCGCGTCCCGGGCGGCGTACCTCGACGGCACCCTCTCGGTGGTCGACGCGCCCGCCACGAGTTGA